In one Brevibacillus choshinensis genomic region, the following are encoded:
- the tuf gene encoding elongation factor Tu, whose product MAKAKFERNKPHVNIGTIGHVDHGKTTLTAAITTVLATQGKAQAMNYAAIDAAPEEKERGITINTAHVEYETDNRHYAHVDCPGHADYVKNMITGAAQMDGAILVVSAADGPMPQTREHILLSKQVGVPYIVVFMNKCDMVDDEELLELVEMEIRDLLSQYEFPGDDTPVIKGSAKEALDNPTGEWAAKIAELMDAVDTYIPTPERATDKPFLMPVEDVFTITGRGTVATGRVERGVVKVGEQVEIIGLAEETKTTTVTGVEMFRKLLDSAQAGDNIGALLRGVERKDIERGQCLAKPGSVKPYTKFKAEVYVLSKEEGGRHTPFFANYRPQFYFRTTDVTGIIQLPEGVEMIMPGDNTEFTVELIAPVAMEQGTRFAIREGGRTVGAGVVASIES is encoded by the coding sequence ATGGCAAAAGCGAAATTTGAACGGAATAAACCACACGTTAACATCGGTACTATCGGTCACGTTGACCATGGTAAAACTACCCTGACTGCTGCTATCACAACTGTATTGGCAACTCAAGGTAAAGCACAAGCTATGAACTACGCTGCAATTGACGCTGCTCCAGAAGAAAAAGAGCGCGGTATCACTATCAACACTGCTCACGTTGAGTACGAAACTGACAACCGTCACTATGCTCACGTTGACTGCCCTGGTCACGCGGACTACGTGAAAAACATGATTACTGGTGCTGCTCAAATGGACGGCGCAATCCTGGTTGTATCCGCAGCTGATGGCCCAATGCCACAAACTCGCGAACACATCCTGTTGTCCAAACAAGTAGGTGTACCATACATCGTAGTATTCATGAACAAATGCGACATGGTAGACGACGAAGAGTTGTTGGAACTGGTTGAAATGGAAATCCGTGACCTGCTGTCTCAATATGAGTTCCCAGGTGACGACACTCCAGTAATCAAAGGTTCTGCTAAAGAAGCTTTGGACAACCCAACTGGTGAATGGGCAGCTAAAATCGCTGAGTTGATGGACGCTGTTGACACCTACATCCCAACTCCTGAGCGTGCAACTGACAAACCGTTCCTGATGCCTGTAGAGGACGTGTTCACGATCACTGGTCGTGGTACCGTTGCTACTGGTCGTGTAGAACGTGGTGTTGTTAAAGTTGGTGAGCAAGTAGAAATCATCGGTTTGGCTGAAGAAACAAAAACTACAACTGTAACTGGTGTTGAGATGTTCCGCAAATTGCTGGATTCCGCTCAAGCTGGTGACAACATCGGTGCTCTGCTGCGCGGTGTTGAACGTAAAGACATCGAGCGTGGACAATGCTTGGCGAAACCAGGTTCCGTTAAGCCTTACACCAAGTTCAAAGCAGAAGTTTATGTTCTGTCCAAAGAAGAAGGCGGACGTCACACTCCTTTCTTTGCTAACTACCGTCCACAATTCTACTTCCGTACAACTGACGTTACAGGTATCATCCAACTGCCAGAAGGCGTTGAAATGATCATGCCTGGCGACAACACTGAGTTCACCGTTGAACTGATCGCTCCAGTAGCGATGGAACAAGGTACTCGCTTCGCTATTCGCGAAGGTGGCCGTACAGTAGGCGCTGGTGTTGTAGCTTCCATCGAATCCTAA
- a CDS encoding DMT family transporter, whose amino-acid sequence MRNKERLLFLMLAGVVTLWGLNVVMVKYLTMFPPMYVAAIRMTIAGIILAPIIYQYRKNLRVGTTNWILLAGVGASSIALHQITLATGVQYTSAGNASLILGLNPLATALLAMLLLGEGMSWRKGLGIAVGFAGVLIVVISQHGGIHMNGWGDAIMFFSMLMYVTGGLLIRKLALRGVPVLLITVMSQWFGVFFLWISALMIQPASYYIGLEVTPFQWLVILASAVLSTAIGSVGWNYGIRQLGASRTAMFLNGMPLASLLFAALFLGEQLQLVHLLALLMIVGGVYLGSRNQAKPSPVPTVVPSDLTTKA is encoded by the coding sequence ATGAGAAACAAAGAGCGCTTGTTGTTTTTAATGTTGGCGGGCGTAGTAACGCTGTGGGGACTGAATGTCGTCATGGTGAAATACCTAACGATGTTTCCGCCTATGTATGTTGCAGCGATCCGAATGACGATTGCCGGAATTATCTTAGCTCCAATTATTTATCAATACCGTAAAAATCTTCGCGTTGGAACGACAAACTGGATATTGCTTGCCGGAGTCGGAGCAAGCTCGATTGCTCTTCATCAAATCACACTCGCGACGGGAGTACAGTATACTTCAGCAGGGAATGCTTCACTTATTTTAGGTCTGAACCCATTAGCGACTGCGCTGTTAGCGATGTTATTGCTGGGTGAAGGGATGTCTTGGCGAAAAGGGTTGGGAATCGCGGTTGGTTTCGCAGGGGTGTTGATTGTTGTCATCTCTCAGCATGGTGGTATTCATATGAATGGCTGGGGAGACGCCATTATGTTCTTCTCAATGCTGATGTATGTAACGGGTGGATTGCTCATTCGAAAGCTCGCTTTACGAGGAGTACCCGTTTTGCTGATTACGGTAATGTCACAATGGTTTGGAGTTTTTTTTCTTTGGATTTCTGCACTAATGATTCAGCCGGCTTCCTATTATATAGGTCTGGAAGTAACTCCATTTCAATGGCTTGTCATATTGGCTTCGGCCGTGCTCTCAACAGCAATAGGCTCGGTGGGATGGAATTACGGTATCCGTCAGCTGGGAGCGAGTAGAACAGCGATGTTTTTGAATGGTATGCCATTGGCCAGTTTATTGTTTGCTGCACTGTTTTTGGGAGAACAATTGCAACTGGTGCACTTGCTAGCATTACTTATGATCGTAGGTGGAGTGTATCTTGGGTCTCGTAATCAGGCGAAGCCGTCACCCGTGCCTACAGTAGTGCCTTCCGATTTAACGACAAAAGCGTAG
- a CDS encoding globin domain-containing protein: MSNDNRTPYEMIGGADTLARLVDIFYDHVKQHPDISPLFPDDFTEVKERQYQFLTQFLGGPTLYSDLHGHPMLRARHMRFPIGTVQAEAWLSCMKKAMDETGLEDNIRQQIFDRLRLTAHHMVNQWEQKEEA, encoded by the coding sequence ATGTCCAACGACAATCGCACCCCTTATGAAATGATTGGTGGAGCAGATACCTTAGCTCGCCTTGTCGATATTTTTTATGATCATGTAAAACAGCATCCTGATATATCCCCTCTCTTTCCAGATGACTTTACTGAGGTCAAGGAACGACAGTATCAATTTCTTACTCAGTTCCTGGGTGGCCCAACCCTTTATTCCGATCTTCACGGACACCCCATGCTACGTGCTCGTCATATGCGTTTTCCCATCGGCACGGTCCAAGCTGAAGCTTGGTTATCCTGCATGAAGAAAGCAATGGATGAAACCGGGCTCGAAGATAACATTCGTCAACAGATCTTTGATAGGCTGCGCCTCACTGCTCATCACATGGTGAATCAATGGGAACAAAAAGAAGAAGCGTAG
- the rpsJ gene encoding 30S ribosomal protein S10: MAKQKIRIRLKAYDHKILDQSAEKIVDTAKRSGANVSGPIPLPTEKAVYTILRAVHKYKDSREQFEMRTHKRLIDILNPTPQTVDALMRLDLPSGVDIEIKL, encoded by the coding sequence ATGGCAAAGCAAAAGATTCGTATTCGTTTGAAGGCGTATGATCACAAAATCCTGGATCAGTCTGCAGAGAAAATTGTAGACACTGCGAAGCGTTCCGGTGCAAATGTATCCGGTCCAATTCCACTCCCTACGGAGAAAGCAGTTTACACAATCCTGCGTGCGGTTCATAAGTACAAAGATTCTCGTGAGCAATTCGAGATGCGTACACACAAACGTTTGATCGACATTTTGAATCCAACACCACAAACAGTAGATGCTTTGATGCGTCTGGATCTACCATCTGGTGTGGATATCGAGATCAAACTGTAA
- the rplC gene encoding 50S ribosomal protein L3 produces MTKGILGKKLGMTQVFGPNGTAIAVTVIEAGSNVVLQKKDVENDGYEAIQIGFEDKKEQRANKPEKGHAAKANTAPKRFVREIRGVNLADFEVGQELKADIFAEGDIVDVAGVSKGKGFQGSIKRHNQSRGPMAHGSRYHRRPGSMGAVAPNRVFKGKPLPGQMGGDNVSIQNLEVIKVDADRNLILVKGSVPGPKNGCVLVSTAVKSK; encoded by the coding sequence ATGACCAAAGGAATCTTAGGGAAAAAACTTGGAATGACTCAAGTTTTTGGTCCAAACGGAACAGCGATCGCTGTAACGGTCATCGAGGCTGGTTCTAACGTAGTTCTCCAAAAGAAAGATGTGGAGAATGACGGTTACGAAGCAATCCAAATCGGCTTCGAAGACAAAAAAGAACAGCGCGCTAACAAGCCGGAAAAAGGACATGCAGCAAAAGCTAACACTGCTCCTAAGCGCTTCGTTCGCGAAATTCGCGGAGTTAACCTCGCTGACTTTGAGGTTGGTCAAGAGTTGAAGGCTGACATTTTTGCCGAGGGAGATATTGTTGACGTAGCTGGCGTATCCAAGGGTAAAGGTTTCCAAGGATCGATCAAACGTCACAACCAATCCCGCGGTCCTATGGCTCACGGTTCGCGTTACCATCGTCGACCAGGTTCCATGGGTGCTGTAGCCCCAAACCGCGTATTTAAAGGCAAACCATTGCCAGGTCAAATGGGTGGCGACAATGTTTCCATTCAAAACCTGGAAGTGATTAAAGTAGATGCTGATCGTAACCTGATTCTCGTAAAAGGCTCCGTGCCTGGTCCGAAAAACGGTTGTGTATTGGTATCGACGGCAGTCAAGAGTAAATAG
- the rplD gene encoding 50S ribosomal protein L4, which translates to MPKVALYNQTGSQVGEIDLADSVFGIEPNSAVLYEAIVMQQASQRQGTHDVKNRSEVRGGGRKPWRQKGTGRARQGSIRSPQWKGGGVVFGPTPRKYGYKLNRKVRRLALKSALSTKVQNNELLVLEALNFAAPKTKEMTAVLSSLKVDRKVLIVTSEYDQNVALSSRNIPGAKIVDAAGINVLDLVAHDKVIVTKEAIAKVEEVLA; encoded by the coding sequence ATGCCGAAAGTAGCTCTTTATAACCAAACTGGTTCTCAAGTTGGCGAAATCGATTTGGCAGACAGCGTATTTGGGATTGAGCCTAACAGCGCAGTTCTGTACGAAGCGATCGTGATGCAACAAGCATCCCAACGTCAAGGTACACATGATGTAAAGAACCGCTCCGAAGTACGTGGTGGTGGCCGCAAGCCATGGCGCCAAAAAGGTACAGGTCGCGCACGCCAAGGTTCCATTCGCTCTCCGCAATGGAAAGGTGGCGGTGTTGTATTCGGTCCAACTCCGCGCAAATACGGTTACAAACTGAACCGTAAAGTTCGTCGTCTGGCACTGAAATCTGCACTCTCCACAAAAGTACAAAACAACGAACTGCTGGTACTGGAAGCTCTGAATTTCGCAGCTCCTAAGACCAAAGAAATGACAGCTGTATTGAGCAGCTTGAAAGTAGATCGCAAAGTTCTGATCGTTACCTCCGAGTATGATCAAAACGTAGCGCTCTCTTCCCGCAACATCCCAGGTGCAAAAATCGTAGATGCTGCAGGCATTAACGTTCTGGATCTGGTAGCGCATGACAAAGTAATCGTAACGAAAGAAGCGATTGCGAAAGTAGAGGAGGTGCTCGCCTAA
- the rplW gene encoding 50S ribosomal protein L23, whose protein sequence is MKSLHDVLKRPVITERTTDMMAEKKYVFEVPLKANKTEIKQAVEKVFGVKVEAVNTVRVPAKPKRYGKYSGYTSEWKKAIVKLTDDSKELAFYEGV, encoded by the coding sequence ATGAAGAGCCTTCATGATGTCCTTAAACGCCCTGTCATTACCGAGCGCACCACTGATATGATGGCTGAGAAAAAGTACGTTTTCGAAGTACCTCTCAAAGCCAACAAAACAGAGATCAAGCAAGCGGTTGAGAAAGTATTTGGCGTAAAAGTTGAAGCAGTTAACACCGTTCGTGTTCCTGCAAAACCAAAACGTTACGGAAAATACTCCGGTTACACATCCGAGTGGAAGAAAGCAATCGTTAAGCTGACTGATGACAGCAAAGAATTGGCCTTCTACGAGGGAGTATAA
- the rplB gene encoding 50S ribosomal protein L2, translating to MGIKKFKPTSPGRRQMTVSTFEEITTSTPEKSLLAPLSKQAGRNNQGRITVRHQGGGHKRKYRIIDFKRNKDGIIGRVATIEYDPNRSANIALINYADGEKRYIIAPHNLKVGDQIVSGADADIKIGNALPLEKIPVGTTIHNIELKPGKGGQLVRAAGTSAQLLGRDGEFVIVRLSSGETRRIHNVCRATIGQVGNQDHELLNIGKAGRSRWLGIRPTVRGSVMNPNDHPHGGGEGRAPIGRKAPVTPWGKPTLGLKTRKKKNKSDQYIIRRRKK from the coding sequence ATGGGTATCAAAAAGTTTAAACCGACTTCTCCTGGTCGTCGCCAAATGACGGTTTCTACTTTCGAGGAGATCACCACATCGACTCCTGAAAAATCCTTGTTGGCGCCTCTCAGCAAACAAGCTGGACGCAACAACCAAGGTAGAATTACCGTTCGTCATCAAGGTGGCGGTCACAAACGTAAGTACCGTATTATCGACTTCAAACGTAACAAAGATGGTATCATTGGTCGCGTAGCAACCATTGAATACGATCCAAACCGTTCCGCTAACATCGCACTGATCAACTATGCAGACGGTGAAAAGCGTTACATTATCGCTCCACACAACCTGAAAGTGGGCGACCAGATCGTATCCGGAGCAGATGCCGACATCAAAATCGGTAACGCACTGCCTTTGGAGAAAATCCCGGTAGGTACTACGATCCATAACATTGAGTTGAAACCTGGTAAAGGTGGCCAACTGGTTCGTGCAGCTGGTACTTCCGCTCAATTGCTTGGTCGTGATGGCGAGTTCGTAATCGTGCGCCTATCTTCTGGTGAAACACGCCGCATTCATAACGTTTGCCGTGCTACCATCGGTCAAGTAGGTAACCAAGATCATGAACTGCTGAACATTGGTAAAGCAGGACGTTCCCGCTGGTTGGGTATTCGCCCGACTGTACGTGGTAGCGTAATGAACCCTAACGATCACCCACACGGTGGTGGTGAAGGTCGCGCTCCAATCGGACGTAAAGCACCTGTTACTCCTTGGGGCAAACCAACTCTGGGTCTCAAAACTCGGAAGAAGAAAAACAAATCCGATCAGTACATTATCCGCCGTCGCAAGAAGTAA
- the rpsS gene encoding 30S ribosomal protein S19 — protein sequence MGRSLKKGPFVDDHLMKKVDEQNEKNEKRVIKTWSRRSTIFPDFVGHTFAVYDGRKHVPVYVSEDMVGHKLGEFAPTRTFKGHVDNDKKSKKR from the coding sequence ATGGGACGTAGCTTAAAAAAGGGTCCTTTCGTGGATGACCACTTGATGAAAAAAGTTGACGAGCAAAATGAAAAGAACGAGAAGCGAGTGATCAAAACTTGGTCCCGTCGTTCCACCATTTTCCCTGATTTCGTTGGACACACGTTTGCAGTTTATGATGGCCGCAAACACGTACCAGTTTACGTATCAGAAGACATGGTTGGTCATAAATTGGGTGAATTCGCACCAACTCGTACCTTCAAGGGTCACGTCGACAACGACAAGAAATCCAAGAAGCGCTAA
- the rplV gene encoding 50S ribosomal protein L22, with protein sequence MEAKAVARNIRIASRKVRLVVDLIRGKQVGEALAILKHTPKAASPVVEKLLKSAIANAEHNFELDPNSLVVGKIFVDQGPTLKRFRPRAMGRASRIHKRTSNITVVLNEK encoded by the coding sequence ATGGAAGCAAAAGCAGTTGCACGCAATATTCGCATCGCGTCTCGTAAAGTCCGCCTGGTGGTTGACTTGATCAGAGGCAAGCAAGTAGGTGAAGCTTTGGCGATCTTGAAACACACGCCTAAAGCAGCTTCTCCGGTTGTTGAAAAGCTACTGAAGTCCGCTATTGCAAACGCTGAGCATAACTTCGAGCTGGATCCAAATAGCTTGGTTGTTGGCAAAATCTTCGTGGATCAAGGTCCTACGTTGAAGCGTTTCCGTCCGCGCGCTATGGGTCGCGCTAGCCGCATCCATAAACGCACGAGCAACATTACAGTGGTACTAAACGAGAAATAA
- the rpsC gene encoding 30S ribosomal protein S3, with protein MGQKVSPVGLRIGVIRDWESKWYADKDFATLLHEDLKIRKYVKGRLKDAAVSTIEIERAANRVNVTIHTAKPGMVIGKGGAEVETLRKSLTELTGKRVHININEVKRPDLDATLVAENIARQLENRISFRRAQKQSITRTLRSGAKGIKTLVSGRLGGADIARSEGYSEGTVPLHTLRADIDYGTAEAHTTYGRIGVKVWIYRGEVLPARKNVATEEGGK; from the coding sequence GTGGGTCAAAAGGTAAGCCCGGTCGGTCTTCGGATCGGAGTTATTCGTGACTGGGAGTCCAAGTGGTACGCTGATAAGGACTTCGCAACACTGTTGCACGAAGACTTGAAAATCCGTAAGTATGTAAAAGGGCGTCTGAAAGATGCTGCAGTATCCACTATCGAAATCGAACGCGCAGCTAATCGCGTGAACGTTACGATTCACACCGCTAAGCCTGGTATGGTAATTGGTAAAGGTGGAGCAGAAGTTGAAACTTTGCGTAAATCCCTTACTGAACTGACTGGCAAACGCGTTCATATCAACATCAACGAAGTAAAACGTCCTGACCTGGATGCTACTCTGGTAGCTGAAAATATTGCACGCCAATTGGAAAACCGCATTTCTTTCCGCCGTGCGCAAAAGCAATCGATCACTCGTACGCTTCGCTCTGGCGCAAAAGGTATCAAAACTTTGGTTAGCGGTCGCCTTGGCGGTGCTGACATCGCACGTTCTGAAGGTTACAGCGAAGGTACTGTTCCGCTTCACACACTGCGTGCTGACATCGACTACGGTACTGCTGAAGCACATACCACTTATGGTCGTATCGGTGTAAAAGTGTGGATCTATCGTGGAGAAGTCCTTCCAGCGAGAAAGAACGTCGCTACTGAGGAAGGAGGCAAGTAA
- the rplP gene encoding 50S ribosomal protein L16, with translation MLTPKRVKHRKQHRGKMAGNAKGGTTIAFGEYGLQAMEPSWVTNRQIEAARIAMTRYIKRGGKVWIKIFPDKPVTQKPLEVRMGSGKGSPEKWVAVVKPGKIMFELAGVPEEVAREAMRLAMHKLPIKCKFVKREEVGGDAHEG, from the coding sequence ATGTTGACGCCAAAACGCGTGAAACACCGTAAACAACACCGCGGAAAAATGGCTGGTAACGCAAAAGGCGGTACTACTATTGCGTTCGGTGAATACGGATTGCAAGCAATGGAACCATCTTGGGTAACGAACCGTCAGATCGAGGCTGCTCGTATCGCGATGACTCGTTACATCAAACGTGGTGGTAAAGTTTGGATCAAAATCTTCCCTGACAAACCAGTTACACAAAAACCGCTCGAAGTACGGATGGGTTCCGGTAAAGGTTCTCCTGAGAAATGGGTAGCGGTAGTGAAGCCAGGCAAGATCATGTTTGAACTTGCTGGGGTTCCTGAAGAAGTCGCTCGCGAAGCTATGCGTCTGGCTATGCACAAACTGCCTATCAAGTGCAAGTTCGTGAAGCGTGAAGAAGTGGGTGGTGACGCACATGAAGGCTAA
- the rpmC gene encoding 50S ribosomal protein L29 has product MKANEYRNLTTAEIEQNVTSLKEELFNLRFQLATGQLETTSRIKQVRKDIARAKTILRQRELGIG; this is encoded by the coding sequence ATGAAGGCTAATGAGTACCGTAATTTGACCACTGCCGAGATCGAACAAAACGTTACTTCTTTGAAAGAAGAGTTGTTCAACCTTCGTTTCCAGCTGGCTACGGGTCAACTCGAAACCACATCTCGTATCAAACAAGTGCGTAAGGATATCGCACGTGCGAAAACCATCCTACGCCAGAGAGAATTGGGAATCGGCTAA
- the rpsQ gene encoding 30S ribosomal protein S17: MTADRNMRRTVVGRVVSDKMDKTIVVLVETYKTHPLYGKRMKFSKKFKAHDENNTAKVGDIVEIMETRPMSKDKRFRLVRIVEEAVIV; encoded by the coding sequence ATGACCGCAGATCGCAATATGCGTCGAACCGTTGTAGGTCGCGTCGTTTCCGACAAGATGGATAAAACCATTGTTGTTCTTGTTGAAACTTACAAGACACACCCATTGTACGGTAAACGCATGAAATTCTCCAAAAAGTTCAAGGCTCACGACGAGAACAACACGGCTAAAGTGGGCGACATCGTAGAAATCATGGAAACACGTCCAATGTCCAAAGACAAACGTTTTCGTTTGGTACGTATCGTCGAAGAGGCAGTAATCGTATAA
- the rplN gene encoding 50S ribosomal protein L14, translating into MIQTQTRLAVADNSGAKELMCIKVLGGSGRKTANIGDVIVCSVKSATPGGVVKKGQVVKAVVVRTVSGVRRQDGSYIRFDENAAVVIKDDKSPRGTRIFGPVARELREKDFMKIISLAPEVI; encoded by the coding sequence ATGATCCAAACTCAGACGAGATTGGCTGTTGCTGACAACTCCGGTGCTAAGGAACTCATGTGCATCAAGGTTCTGGGTGGTTCCGGTCGCAAAACGGCGAACATCGGTGATGTTATTGTGTGCTCCGTTAAATCCGCTACACCCGGCGGCGTTGTCAAGAAAGGTCAAGTAGTTAAAGCAGTTGTAGTACGCACAGTGAGTGGCGTTCGTCGTCAAGATGGTTCTTACATCCGTTTCGATGAAAACGCGGCTGTAGTTATCAAAGATGATAAATCCCCTCGTGGTACTCGTATCTTTGGACCTGTAGCTCGTGAGCTTCGCGAGAAAGATTTCATGAAGATCATCTCTCTGGCTCCAGAGGTTATCTAA
- the rplX gene encoding 50S ribosomal protein L24, whose translation MHVKKGDTVIVNAGKDKGKKGRVLAAYPKKERVLVEGINLVKKHSRPSQANPQGGIVTQEAAIHVSNVSLIDPKSGKATRIGYKVLENGKKVRFAKKSGEVLDK comes from the coding sequence ATGCACGTTAAAAAAGGCGACACTGTTATCGTAAATGCGGGTAAAGATAAAGGCAAAAAAGGTCGCGTTCTCGCTGCTTATCCGAAGAAAGAACGCGTTCTGGTTGAAGGTATCAACCTCGTAAAGAAACACAGCCGTCCGTCTCAAGCTAACCCGCAAGGTGGCATTGTGACTCAAGAAGCAGCGATTCACGTTTCCAACGTATCTTTGATCGATCCGAAGTCCGGAAAAGCTACTCGCATCGGTTACAAAGTATTGGAGAACGGCAAGAAAGTTCGTTTTGCGAAAAAGTCTGGCGAAGTACTCGACAAGTAG
- the rplE gene encoding 50S ribosomal protein L5, producing MATRLKEKYTNEIVPGLMSKFSYSSIMQVPKVEKIIINMGVGEAVANAKSLDTAVEDLQIIAGQRPVVTRAKKSIAGFKLREGMPIGAKVTLRGERMYQFLDKLMNVSLPRVRDFRGISSKAFDGRGNYTLGLKEQLIFPEIEYDQIDKVRGMDIVIVTSAKTDEEARELLTQMGMPFRK from the coding sequence ATGGCAACAAGACTGAAAGAAAAGTATACCAATGAAATCGTGCCTGGCTTGATGAGCAAGTTTAGCTACTCGTCCATCATGCAAGTGCCGAAAGTTGAAAAGATCATCATCAACATGGGTGTAGGCGAAGCGGTAGCTAACGCTAAATCCTTGGATACTGCAGTGGAAGACCTGCAAATCATCGCTGGTCAACGACCTGTAGTAACACGCGCTAAGAAATCCATCGCTGGTTTCAAACTGCGTGAAGGTATGCCGATCGGTGCGAAGGTTACTCTGCGCGGCGAGCGTATGTACCAATTCCTCGACAAACTGATGAACGTATCTCTTCCGCGTGTCCGTGACTTCCGTGGAATTTCTTCCAAGGCATTTGACGGCCGTGGTAACTACACACTTGGTCTGAAGGAACAACTGATCTTCCCTGAGATCGAGTACGATCAAATTGACAAGGTACGCGGTATGGACATCGTAATTGTCACTTCCGCGAAAACGGATGAGGAAGCACGTGAATTGCTGACTCAAATGGGTATGCCATTCCGTAAATAA
- a CDS encoding type Z 30S ribosomal protein S14: protein MAKKSMIIKQQREPKFAVRAYTRCERCGRPHSVLRKFKLCRICFRELAYKGQIPGVKKASW, encoded by the coding sequence GTGGCAAAGAAATCAATGATCATCAAGCAACAGCGGGAGCCGAAGTTTGCAGTACGCGCGTACACACGTTGCGAGCGTTGCGGACGTCCTCACTCCGTATTGCGCAAATTTAAACTCTGCCGTATTTGCTTCCGTGAACTTGCTTATAAAGGTCAAATTCCAGGCGTGAAAAAAGCAAGCTGGTAA
- the rpsH gene encoding 30S ribosomal protein S8 — MVMTDPIADMLTRIRNANMVRHEKVEIPASTIKKEIARILKEEGFIRDAEFVEDNKQGIIRVFLKYGAENERVITGLKRISKPGLRVYAKNNEVPKVLGGLGCAIISTSTGVMTDKQARQAAVGGEVLAYIW, encoded by the coding sequence ATGGTTATGACTGATCCAATCGCAGATATGTTGACACGCATTCGTAACGCCAACATGGTTCGCCACGAGAAAGTGGAAATCCCGGCGTCTACCATTAAAAAGGAAATCGCGCGCATTCTGAAAGAAGAAGGATTCATCCGCGATGCGGAGTTTGTTGAGGACAACAAACAAGGAATCATCCGCGTTTTCTTGAAATATGGTGCTGAGAACGAGCGTGTAATCACAGGTCTGAAACGTATCTCTAAACCAGGTCTTCGTGTTTATGCAAAGAACAATGAAGTTCCAAAGGTTTTGGGTGGCCTCGGTTGCGCGATCATCTCCACATCCACTGGTGTAATGACGGACAAGCAAGCTCGTCAAGCAGCAGTTGGCGGAGAAGTACTAGCATACATCTGGTAA
- the rplF gene encoding 50S ribosomal protein L6: MSRVGRKPIVVPAGVTLTLNGTELTVKGPKGQLVRNFHEDIKINIAENEVVVERPSDNKLHRSLHGTTRALVANMVKGVSEGFTRTLELVGVGYRAAKTGSGVTLSLGFSHPVEVTPEAGIEIDVPNQTTLVVKGINKERVGQIAAEIRSLRKPEPYKGKGIKYSDEVVRRKEGKKGK; encoded by the coding sequence ATGTCTCGTGTCGGTAGAAAACCGATCGTGGTACCTGCAGGCGTTACCCTCACTCTGAACGGAACTGAGCTGACGGTAAAGGGCCCTAAGGGTCAACTCGTTCGTAACTTTCATGAAGATATTAAAATCAACATCGCTGAGAACGAAGTAGTAGTAGAGCGTCCTAGCGACAACAAACTGCATCGTTCCCTTCACGGTACGACTCGTGCGCTTGTTGCCAACATGGTAAAAGGCGTATCCGAAGGTTTTACTCGCACTCTTGAGCTGGTCGGTGTAGGTTACCGTGCAGCGAAAACCGGTTCCGGTGTAACACTTTCTCTCGGTTTCTCCCATCCAGTTGAGGTAACTCCTGAAGCTGGTATCGAAATCGACGTGCCAAACCAAACCACTCTGGTGGTTAAAGGAATCAACAAAGAGCGCGTAGGACAAATTGCCGCTGAAATCCGTTCACTGCGTAAACCTGAGCCATACAAAGGTAAAGGTATTAAGTACAGTGATGAAGTGGTTCGTCGTAAAGAAGGTAAAAAAGGTAAATAA